From the genome of Polyodon spathula isolate WHYD16114869_AA chromosome 14, ASM1765450v1, whole genome shotgun sequence, one region includes:
- the phc3 gene encoding polyhomeotic-like protein 3 isoform X9, which produces MDEDLWINLSSSPVAQLISRSQTSSAAGSGGGGALGQQSMLLGNSSPTLTTSQAQMYLRAQMLILTPTATVAAVQPDIPVVSATSSSHTPATQVQNLTLRPHQPSALASPQSVPLKATSQGQPLAVAHPKMSVCPLKPNQQPEPLLEGNKKGEDPITEPKPTTHTRQPGAHQLIAPAPYPLIKHQHIHAAQPQKGPTHQLIIQQQPPPPQRQVQPIALQVSRQETSPLSLAIQTQVPPPTTVSIESQHCTPITATALPLTSSPGQLQAVQQQTVVVSPPPTQSPTSQSPTTVIQPQALIQSQPHALVSTPLQLGPAQSPILSTAQVIQPHLPPVTSPIAHIGPLPYTTLISPSINFPPQPPHQQQPPAPQASLGPVSSPPSPPPQLSHSPPAQLQPLPLQSVQASEILPPGQMLVSEEELPAVDALVQMPYQGLPPPQTVAINLQVQHPTPMEVPVQVYQVEGMCEEEMREDREECLPGNRTPTPPALSPPAGQVRDCEESSTQQDMSTGLPGLPCVNTSGNTSVIRSSSDPSYINSSPPPPLSPPHPPPPPPPPPLPPTLLPAVVRSPSKPVPAGLPENKPPQAIVKPHILTHLIEGFVIQEGLEPFPVSRSSLLTEKKGQQCEQQVMEPNSEEPQSMMETEEPEHSTDSDMDDIIADGVMEETVTELLKCEFCGKMGYAHKFLRSKRFCSKSCAKRFNVSCTKRVSLLKADKGVRWTRKPGGRRGRRPRGAQGGSREHFLRQLPATYPATGGMQLARSQSPQEDTVPVAMTTRLRRQSEQGRELDLRVRHSSDNNESLPSVQSDPTQWTVSDVWAFIYALPGCQDIAAEFRAQEIDGQALLLLKEDHLMSAMNIKLGPALKICARINTLKEP; this is translated from the exons ATGGACGAAGATCTTTGG ATCAATCTCTCCTCGTCTCCAGTGGCGCAGCTGATCAGCCGGAGTCAGACCTCCAGCGCGGCGGGCAGCGGCGGGGGGGGTGCCCTCGGACAGCAGTCCATGCTCCTGGGAAACAGCTCCCCCACCCTGACCACCAGCCAGGCTCAGATGTACCTGCGTGCTCAGATG CTCATTCTCACTCCCACTGCCACTGTAGCTGCTGTCCAGCCAGATATTCCTGTAGTTTCTGCTACATCCAGCTCCCACACTCCAGCTACTCAG GTTCAGAACTTGACCCTGCGTCCACACCAACCCAGCGCCCTCGCCTCCCCCCAGAGTGTGCCCCTTAAAGCCACCAGCCAGGGGCAGCCTCTGGCAGTGGCCCACCCCAAGATGTCCGTGTGCCCTCTGAAGCCCAACCAGCAGCCGGAGCCCCTCTTGGAAGGCAACAAGAAGGGAGAGGACCCCATCACTGAACCCAAGCCCACCACCCACACCCGCCAGCCCGGGGCCCACCAGCTCATAGCACCAG CCCCATACCCTCTTATCAAACACCAGCATATTCACGCTGCTCAACCACAGAAAGGTCCAACCCACCAGCTAATCATCCAACAGCAGCCACCACCCCCCCAGCGGCAAGTTCAGCCAATCGCACTCCAGGTCTCTCGTCAAGAGACTTCGCCTCTCTCCCTGGCAATCCAGACCCAGGTCCCTCCCCCCACTACAGTCTCCATTGAATCGCAGCACTGCACTCCCATCACAGCCACTGCCCTGCCCCTGACCTCATCCCCTGGCCAATTGCAGGCTGTGCAGCAGCAAACAGTCGTGGTTTCACCTCCACCTACTCAGTCCCCCACCAGCCAATCCCCTACCACAGTCATTCAGCCCCAGGCACTTATCCAATCACAGCCTCATGCTCTGGTCTCTACTCCCTTGCAGTTAGGCCCTGCCCAGTCACCCATTCTAAGTACTGCCCAGGTAATACAGCCCCACCTTCCTCCTGTGACTTCCCCGATAGCTCACATTGGCCCCCTTCCTTACACCACTCTTATTTCACCATCCATCAACTTCCCTCCCCAGCCACCACATCAGCAGCAGCCTCCTGCCCCTCAGGCCTCCCTAGGCCCCGTGTCCTCACCGCCTTCCCCTCCACCTCAGCTCTCCCACTCTCCCCCTGCCCAGCTACAGCCACTCCCCTTGCAGTCTGTTCAGGCCTCGGAGATTCTGCCCCCTGGGCAGATGCTTGTGTCAGAGGAGGAGCTGCCGGCAGTCGATGCCTTGGTCCAAATGCCCTACCAGGGGCTGCCCCCTCCCCAGACCGTAGCCATTAACCTGCAAGTGCAGCATCCCACCCCCATGGAGGTTCCAGTG CAGGTCTACCAGGTGGAGGGGATGTGTGAAGAGGAGATGAGAGAAGACAGGGAGGAGTGTCTGCCTGGGAACAGAACTCCAACACCTCCTGCTCTGTCACCCCCTGCTGGTCAAGTCAGGGACTGCGAGGAGAGCTCCACTCAGCAAGACATGTCAACAG GTCTGCCTGGACTTCCGTGTGTGAACACCTCAGGCAACACCTCTGTGATCAGATCCTCCTCGGACCCCTCCTACATCAACAGCTCcccacctcctcctctttctcctccccatcctcctcctccccctcctcctcctcctctcccccctaCTCTCCTGCCTGCTGTGGTCAGGAGCCCCAGCAAGCCTGTCCCAGCTGGCCTGCCTGAGAACAAGCCTCCGCAGGCGATTGTGAAACCACACATCCTCACCCACCTCATCGAGGGCTTTGTCATCCAGGAGGGGCTCGAGCCATTCCCG GTAAGTCGTTCTTCCCTCTTGACTGAGAAGAAAGGGCAGCAGTGTGAGCAGCAGGTGATGGAACCCAACAGTGAGGAGCCACAGTCCATGATGGAGACTGAAGAGCCGGAACACTCCACAGACAGTGACATGGATGACATCATCGCTGACG GGGTTATGGAGGAAACCGTGACAGAGCTGCTGAAATGCGAGTTCTGTGGGAAGATGGGATACGCACACAAATTCCTGCGGTCAAAACGATTCTGCTCCAAGTCATGTGCCAAAAG GTTCAATGTTAGTTGCACTAAAAGAGTCAGCCTGCTGAAAGCAGACAAGGGGGTCCGCTGGACTCGGAAGCCAGGTGGGCGACGAGGGCGCCGGCCGAGAGGGGCACAGGGGGGCTCCAGGGAGCACTTTCTCCGGCAG ttgccAGCTACTTATCCCGCCACAGGTGGGATGCAACTAGCTCGCAGCCAGTCGCCTCAAGAAGACACAGTTCCTGTTGCCATGACGACACGGCTGCGGCGACAGAGTGAGCAGGGGAGGGAGCTGGATCTCAGAGTGAGACACTCCTCAGACAATAATGAGAGCCTGCCCTCCGTACAGTCCGATCCTACGCAGTGGACAGTCAGTGACGTCTGGGCCTTTATTTACGCTTTACCAG GCTGCCAGGACATTGCTGCCGAGTTCCGTGCCCAGGAGATTGACGGCCAGGCGCTGCTGCTTCTCAAGGAAGATCACTTGATGAGTGCCATGAATATCAAACTGGGCCCAGCCCTGAAAATCTGTGCCCGTATCAACACTCTGAAGGAGCCCTAA
- the phc3 gene encoding polyhomeotic-like protein 3 isoform X5: MIIPGSWVQGTAFTQRKKQKLEMENETSTPTSATTTTSSTPSRTQAPQLSLYSSTTTERQAVQATLSGGRQSSSPTASVTQQSSVSQTSINLSSSPVAQLISRSQTSSAAGSGGGGALGQQSMLLGNSSPTLTTSQAQMYLRAQMLILTPTATVAAVQPDIPVVSATSSSHTPATQVQNLTLRPHQPSALASPQSVPLKATSQGQPLAVAHPKMSVCPLKPNQQPEPLLEGNKKGEDPITEPKPTTHTRQPGAHQLIAPAPYPLIKHQHIHAAQPQKGPTHQLIIQQQPPPPQRQVQPIALQVSRQETSPLSLAIQTQVPPPTTVSIESQHCTPITATALPLTSSPGQLQAVQQQTVVVSPPPTQSPTSQSPTTVIQPQALIQSQPHALVSTPLQLGPAQSPILSTAQVIQPHLPPVTSPIAHIGPLPYTTLISPSINFPPQPPHQQQPPAPQASLGPVSSPPSPPPQLSHSPPAQLQPLPLQSVQASEILPPGQMLVSEEELPAVDALVQMPYQGLPPPQTVAINLQVQHPTPMEVPVQVYQVEGMCEEEMREDREECLPGNRTPTPPALSPPAGQVRDCEESSTQQDMSTGLPGLPCVNTSGNTSVIRSSSDPSYINSSPPPPLSPPHPPPPPPPPPLPPTLLPAVVRSPSKPVPAGLPENKPPQAIVKPHILTHLIEGFVIQEGLEPFPVSRSSLLTEKKGQQCEQQVMEPNSEEPQSMMETEEPEHSTDSDMDDIIADGVMEETVTELLKCEFCGKMGYAHKFLRSKRFCSKSCAKRFNVSCTKRVSLLKADKGVRWTRKPGGRRGRRPRGAQGGSREHFLRQLPATYPATGGMQLARSQSPQEDTVPVAMTTRLRRQSEQGRELDLRVRHSSDNNESLPSVQSDPTQWTVSDVWAFIYALPGCQDIAAEFRAQEIDGQALLLLKEDHLMSAMNIKLGPALKICARINTLKEP; the protein is encoded by the exons ATGATAATTCCAGGCAG CTGGGTTCAAGGTACAGCGTTCACCCAGAGGAAGAAGCAGAAGCTGGAAATGGAAAACGAGACGAGTACTCCAACATCAGCCACCACCACAacctccagcaccccctcccggACCCAGGCCCCACAGCTGTCTCTCTACAGCAGCACCACTACCGAGAGGCAGGCTGTCCAG gCGACGCTGTCAGGAGGAAGGCAGTCCTCTTCCCCCACTGCGAGTGTCACACAGCAATCAAGTGTCTCACAGACTTCG ATCAATCTCTCCTCGTCTCCAGTGGCGCAGCTGATCAGCCGGAGTCAGACCTCCAGCGCGGCGGGCAGCGGCGGGGGGGGTGCCCTCGGACAGCAGTCCATGCTCCTGGGAAACAGCTCCCCCACCCTGACCACCAGCCAGGCTCAGATGTACCTGCGTGCTCAGATG CTCATTCTCACTCCCACTGCCACTGTAGCTGCTGTCCAGCCAGATATTCCTGTAGTTTCTGCTACATCCAGCTCCCACACTCCAGCTACTCAG GTTCAGAACTTGACCCTGCGTCCACACCAACCCAGCGCCCTCGCCTCCCCCCAGAGTGTGCCCCTTAAAGCCACCAGCCAGGGGCAGCCTCTGGCAGTGGCCCACCCCAAGATGTCCGTGTGCCCTCTGAAGCCCAACCAGCAGCCGGAGCCCCTCTTGGAAGGCAACAAGAAGGGAGAGGACCCCATCACTGAACCCAAGCCCACCACCCACACCCGCCAGCCCGGGGCCCACCAGCTCATAGCACCAG CCCCATACCCTCTTATCAAACACCAGCATATTCACGCTGCTCAACCACAGAAAGGTCCAACCCACCAGCTAATCATCCAACAGCAGCCACCACCCCCCCAGCGGCAAGTTCAGCCAATCGCACTCCAGGTCTCTCGTCAAGAGACTTCGCCTCTCTCCCTGGCAATCCAGACCCAGGTCCCTCCCCCCACTACAGTCTCCATTGAATCGCAGCACTGCACTCCCATCACAGCCACTGCCCTGCCCCTGACCTCATCCCCTGGCCAATTGCAGGCTGTGCAGCAGCAAACAGTCGTGGTTTCACCTCCACCTACTCAGTCCCCCACCAGCCAATCCCCTACCACAGTCATTCAGCCCCAGGCACTTATCCAATCACAGCCTCATGCTCTGGTCTCTACTCCCTTGCAGTTAGGCCCTGCCCAGTCACCCATTCTAAGTACTGCCCAGGTAATACAGCCCCACCTTCCTCCTGTGACTTCCCCGATAGCTCACATTGGCCCCCTTCCTTACACCACTCTTATTTCACCATCCATCAACTTCCCTCCCCAGCCACCACATCAGCAGCAGCCTCCTGCCCCTCAGGCCTCCCTAGGCCCCGTGTCCTCACCGCCTTCCCCTCCACCTCAGCTCTCCCACTCTCCCCCTGCCCAGCTACAGCCACTCCCCTTGCAGTCTGTTCAGGCCTCGGAGATTCTGCCCCCTGGGCAGATGCTTGTGTCAGAGGAGGAGCTGCCGGCAGTCGATGCCTTGGTCCAAATGCCCTACCAGGGGCTGCCCCCTCCCCAGACCGTAGCCATTAACCTGCAAGTGCAGCATCCCACCCCCATGGAGGTTCCAGTG CAGGTCTACCAGGTGGAGGGGATGTGTGAAGAGGAGATGAGAGAAGACAGGGAGGAGTGTCTGCCTGGGAACAGAACTCCAACACCTCCTGCTCTGTCACCCCCTGCTGGTCAAGTCAGGGACTGCGAGGAGAGCTCCACTCAGCAAGACATGTCAACAG GTCTGCCTGGACTTCCGTGTGTGAACACCTCAGGCAACACCTCTGTGATCAGATCCTCCTCGGACCCCTCCTACATCAACAGCTCcccacctcctcctctttctcctccccatcctcctcctccccctcctcctcctcctctcccccctaCTCTCCTGCCTGCTGTGGTCAGGAGCCCCAGCAAGCCTGTCCCAGCTGGCCTGCCTGAGAACAAGCCTCCGCAGGCGATTGTGAAACCACACATCCTCACCCACCTCATCGAGGGCTTTGTCATCCAGGAGGGGCTCGAGCCATTCCCG GTAAGTCGTTCTTCCCTCTTGACTGAGAAGAAAGGGCAGCAGTGTGAGCAGCAGGTGATGGAACCCAACAGTGAGGAGCCACAGTCCATGATGGAGACTGAAGAGCCGGAACACTCCACAGACAGTGACATGGATGACATCATCGCTGACG GGGTTATGGAGGAAACCGTGACAGAGCTGCTGAAATGCGAGTTCTGTGGGAAGATGGGATACGCACACAAATTCCTGCGGTCAAAACGATTCTGCTCCAAGTCATGTGCCAAAAG GTTCAATGTTAGTTGCACTAAAAGAGTCAGCCTGCTGAAAGCAGACAAGGGGGTCCGCTGGACTCGGAAGCCAGGTGGGCGACGAGGGCGCCGGCCGAGAGGGGCACAGGGGGGCTCCAGGGAGCACTTTCTCCGGCAG ttgccAGCTACTTATCCCGCCACAGGTGGGATGCAACTAGCTCGCAGCCAGTCGCCTCAAGAAGACACAGTTCCTGTTGCCATGACGACACGGCTGCGGCGACAGAGTGAGCAGGGGAGGGAGCTGGATCTCAGAGTGAGACACTCCTCAGACAATAATGAGAGCCTGCCCTCCGTACAGTCCGATCCTACGCAGTGGACAGTCAGTGACGTCTGGGCCTTTATTTACGCTTTACCAG GCTGCCAGGACATTGCTGCCGAGTTCCGTGCCCAGGAGATTGACGGCCAGGCGCTGCTGCTTCTCAAGGAAGATCACTTGATGAGTGCCATGAATATCAAACTGGGCCCAGCCCTGAAAATCTGTGCCCGTATCAACACTCTGAAGGAGCCCTAA
- the phc3 gene encoding polyhomeotic-like protein 3 isoform X6 gives MIIPGSWVQGTAFTQRKKQKLEMENETSTPTSATTTTSSTPSRTQAPQLSLYSSTTTERQAVQVIQQAIHRPPSMAAQYLQQMYAAQQQHLMLQTAALQQQQHLSSFAAVQQATLSGGRQSSSPTASVTQQSSVSQTSINLSSSPVAQLISRSQTSSAAGSGGGGALGQQSMLLGNSSPTLTTSQAQMYLRAQMLILTPTATVAAVQPDIPVVSATSSSHTPATQVQNLTLRPHQPSALASPQSVPLKATSQGQPLAVAHPKMSVCPLKPNQQPEPLLEGNKKGEDPITEPKPTTHTRQPGAHQLIAPAPYPLIKHQHIHAAQPQKGPTHQLIIQQQPPPPQRQVQPIALQVSRQETSPLSLAIQTQVPPPTTVSIESQHCTPITATALPLTSSPGQLQAVQQQTVVVSPPPTQSPTSQSPTTVIQPQALIQSQPHALVSTPLQLGPAQSPILSTAQVIQPHLPPVTSPIAHIGPLPYTTLISPSINFPPQPPHQQQPPAPQASLGPVSSPPSPPPQLSHSPPAQLQPLPLQSVQASEILPPGQMLVSEEELPAVDALVQMPYQGLPPPQTVAINLQVQHPTPMEVPVQVYQVEGMCEEEMREDREECLPGNRTPTPPALSPPAGQVRDCEESSTQQDMSTGLPGLPCVNTSGNTSVIRSSSDPSYINSSPPPPLSPPHPPPPPPPPPLPPTLLPAVVRSPSKPVPAGLPENKPPQAIVKPHILTHLIEGFVIQEGLEPFPVSRSSLLTEKKGQQCEQQVMEPNSEEPQSMMETEEPEHSTDSDMDDIIADGVMEETVTELLKCEFCGKMGYAHKFLRSKRFCSKSCAKRFNVSCTKRVSLLKADKGVRWTRKPGGRRGRRPRGAQGGSREHFLRQLPATYPATGGMQLARSQSPQEDTVPVAMTTRLRRQSEQGRELDLRVRHSSDNNESLPSVQSDPTQWTVSDVWAFIYALPV, from the exons ATGATAATTCCAGGCAG CTGGGTTCAAGGTACAGCGTTCACCCAGAGGAAGAAGCAGAAGCTGGAAATGGAAAACGAGACGAGTACTCCAACATCAGCCACCACCACAacctccagcaccccctcccggACCCAGGCCCCACAGCTGTCTCTCTACAGCAGCACCACTACCGAGAGGCAGGCTGTCCAG GTGATCCAGCAGGCCATCCACCGGCCCCCCAGCATGGCAGCTCAGTACCTGCAGCAAATGTATGCTGCGCAGCAGCAACATCTGATGCTCCAGACAGccgctttgcagcagcagcagcacctcaGCAGCTTTGCAGCTGTACAGCAG gCGACGCTGTCAGGAGGAAGGCAGTCCTCTTCCCCCACTGCGAGTGTCACACAGCAATCAAGTGTCTCACAGACTTCG ATCAATCTCTCCTCGTCTCCAGTGGCGCAGCTGATCAGCCGGAGTCAGACCTCCAGCGCGGCGGGCAGCGGCGGGGGGGGTGCCCTCGGACAGCAGTCCATGCTCCTGGGAAACAGCTCCCCCACCCTGACCACCAGCCAGGCTCAGATGTACCTGCGTGCTCAGATG CTCATTCTCACTCCCACTGCCACTGTAGCTGCTGTCCAGCCAGATATTCCTGTAGTTTCTGCTACATCCAGCTCCCACACTCCAGCTACTCAG GTTCAGAACTTGACCCTGCGTCCACACCAACCCAGCGCCCTCGCCTCCCCCCAGAGTGTGCCCCTTAAAGCCACCAGCCAGGGGCAGCCTCTGGCAGTGGCCCACCCCAAGATGTCCGTGTGCCCTCTGAAGCCCAACCAGCAGCCGGAGCCCCTCTTGGAAGGCAACAAGAAGGGAGAGGACCCCATCACTGAACCCAAGCCCACCACCCACACCCGCCAGCCCGGGGCCCACCAGCTCATAGCACCAG CCCCATACCCTCTTATCAAACACCAGCATATTCACGCTGCTCAACCACAGAAAGGTCCAACCCACCAGCTAATCATCCAACAGCAGCCACCACCCCCCCAGCGGCAAGTTCAGCCAATCGCACTCCAGGTCTCTCGTCAAGAGACTTCGCCTCTCTCCCTGGCAATCCAGACCCAGGTCCCTCCCCCCACTACAGTCTCCATTGAATCGCAGCACTGCACTCCCATCACAGCCACTGCCCTGCCCCTGACCTCATCCCCTGGCCAATTGCAGGCTGTGCAGCAGCAAACAGTCGTGGTTTCACCTCCACCTACTCAGTCCCCCACCAGCCAATCCCCTACCACAGTCATTCAGCCCCAGGCACTTATCCAATCACAGCCTCATGCTCTGGTCTCTACTCCCTTGCAGTTAGGCCCTGCCCAGTCACCCATTCTAAGTACTGCCCAGGTAATACAGCCCCACCTTCCTCCTGTGACTTCCCCGATAGCTCACATTGGCCCCCTTCCTTACACCACTCTTATTTCACCATCCATCAACTTCCCTCCCCAGCCACCACATCAGCAGCAGCCTCCTGCCCCTCAGGCCTCCCTAGGCCCCGTGTCCTCACCGCCTTCCCCTCCACCTCAGCTCTCCCACTCTCCCCCTGCCCAGCTACAGCCACTCCCCTTGCAGTCTGTTCAGGCCTCGGAGATTCTGCCCCCTGGGCAGATGCTTGTGTCAGAGGAGGAGCTGCCGGCAGTCGATGCCTTGGTCCAAATGCCCTACCAGGGGCTGCCCCCTCCCCAGACCGTAGCCATTAACCTGCAAGTGCAGCATCCCACCCCCATGGAGGTTCCAGTG CAGGTCTACCAGGTGGAGGGGATGTGTGAAGAGGAGATGAGAGAAGACAGGGAGGAGTGTCTGCCTGGGAACAGAACTCCAACACCTCCTGCTCTGTCACCCCCTGCTGGTCAAGTCAGGGACTGCGAGGAGAGCTCCACTCAGCAAGACATGTCAACAG GTCTGCCTGGACTTCCGTGTGTGAACACCTCAGGCAACACCTCTGTGATCAGATCCTCCTCGGACCCCTCCTACATCAACAGCTCcccacctcctcctctttctcctccccatcctcctcctccccctcctcctcctcctctcccccctaCTCTCCTGCCTGCTGTGGTCAGGAGCCCCAGCAAGCCTGTCCCAGCTGGCCTGCCTGAGAACAAGCCTCCGCAGGCGATTGTGAAACCACACATCCTCACCCACCTCATCGAGGGCTTTGTCATCCAGGAGGGGCTCGAGCCATTCCCG GTAAGTCGTTCTTCCCTCTTGACTGAGAAGAAAGGGCAGCAGTGTGAGCAGCAGGTGATGGAACCCAACAGTGAGGAGCCACAGTCCATGATGGAGACTGAAGAGCCGGAACACTCCACAGACAGTGACATGGATGACATCATCGCTGACG GGGTTATGGAGGAAACCGTGACAGAGCTGCTGAAATGCGAGTTCTGTGGGAAGATGGGATACGCACACAAATTCCTGCGGTCAAAACGATTCTGCTCCAAGTCATGTGCCAAAAG GTTCAATGTTAGTTGCACTAAAAGAGTCAGCCTGCTGAAAGCAGACAAGGGGGTCCGCTGGACTCGGAAGCCAGGTGGGCGACGAGGGCGCCGGCCGAGAGGGGCACAGGGGGGCTCCAGGGAGCACTTTCTCCGGCAG ttgccAGCTACTTATCCCGCCACAGGTGGGATGCAACTAGCTCGCAGCCAGTCGCCTCAAGAAGACACAGTTCCTGTTGCCATGACGACACGGCTGCGGCGACAGAGTGAGCAGGGGAGGGAGCTGGATCTCAGAGTGAGACACTCCTCAGACAATAATGAGAGCCTGCCCTCCGTACAGTCCGATCCTACGCAGTGGACAGTCAGTGACGTCTGGGCCTTTATTTACGCTTTACCAG TCTAG
- the phc3 gene encoding polyhomeotic-like protein 3 isoform X8, with protein sequence MIIPGSWVQGTAFTQRKKQKLEMENETSTPTSATTTTSSTPSRTQAPQLSLYSSTTTERQAVQVIQQAIHRPPSMAAQYLQQMYAAQQQHLMLQTAALQQQQHLSSFAAVQQATLSGGRQSSSPTASVTQQSSVSQTSINLSSSPVAQLISRSQTSSAAGSGGGGALGQQSMLLGNSSPTLTTSQAQMYLRAQMLILTPTATVAAVQPDIPVVSATSSSHTPATQVQNLTLRPHQPSALASPQSVPLKATSQGQPLAVAHPKMSVCPLKPNQQPEPLLEGNKKGEDPITEPKPTTHTRQPGAHQLIAPAPYPLIKHQHIHAAQPQKGPTHQLIIQQQPPPPQRQVQPIALQVSRQETSPLSLAIQTQVPPPTTVSIESQHCTPITATALPLTSSPGQLQAVQQQTVVVSPPPTQSPTSQSPTTVIQPQALIQSQPHALVSTPLQLGPAQSPILSTAQVIQPHLPPVTSPIAHIGPLPYTTLISPSINFPPQPPHQQQPPAPQASLGPVSSPPSPPPQLSHSPPAQLQPLPLQSVQASEILPPGQMLVSEEELPAVDALVQMPYQGLPPPQTVAINLQVQHPTPMEVPVQVYQVEGMCEEEMREDREECLPGNRTPTPPALSPPAGQVRDCEESSTQQDMSTGLPGLPCVNTSGNTSVIRSSSDPSYINSSPPPPLSPPHPPPPPPPPPLPPTLLPAVVRSPSKPVPAGLPENKPPQAIVKPHILTHLIEGFVIQEGLEPFPVSRSSLLTEKKGQQCEQQVMEPNSEEPQSMMETEEPEHSTDSDMDDIIADGVMEETVTELLKCEFCGKMGYAHKFLRSKRFCSKSCAKRFNVSCTKRVSLLKADKGVRWTRKPGGRRGRRPRGAQGGSREHFLRQVGCN encoded by the exons ATGATAATTCCAGGCAG CTGGGTTCAAGGTACAGCGTTCACCCAGAGGAAGAAGCAGAAGCTGGAAATGGAAAACGAGACGAGTACTCCAACATCAGCCACCACCACAacctccagcaccccctcccggACCCAGGCCCCACAGCTGTCTCTCTACAGCAGCACCACTACCGAGAGGCAGGCTGTCCAG GTGATCCAGCAGGCCATCCACCGGCCCCCCAGCATGGCAGCTCAGTACCTGCAGCAAATGTATGCTGCGCAGCAGCAACATCTGATGCTCCAGACAGccgctttgcagcagcagcagcacctcaGCAGCTTTGCAGCTGTACAGCAG gCGACGCTGTCAGGAGGAAGGCAGTCCTCTTCCCCCACTGCGAGTGTCACACAGCAATCAAGTGTCTCACAGACTTCG ATCAATCTCTCCTCGTCTCCAGTGGCGCAGCTGATCAGCCGGAGTCAGACCTCCAGCGCGGCGGGCAGCGGCGGGGGGGGTGCCCTCGGACAGCAGTCCATGCTCCTGGGAAACAGCTCCCCCACCCTGACCACCAGCCAGGCTCAGATGTACCTGCGTGCTCAGATG CTCATTCTCACTCCCACTGCCACTGTAGCTGCTGTCCAGCCAGATATTCCTGTAGTTTCTGCTACATCCAGCTCCCACACTCCAGCTACTCAG GTTCAGAACTTGACCCTGCGTCCACACCAACCCAGCGCCCTCGCCTCCCCCCAGAGTGTGCCCCTTAAAGCCACCAGCCAGGGGCAGCCTCTGGCAGTGGCCCACCCCAAGATGTCCGTGTGCCCTCTGAAGCCCAACCAGCAGCCGGAGCCCCTCTTGGAAGGCAACAAGAAGGGAGAGGACCCCATCACTGAACCCAAGCCCACCACCCACACCCGCCAGCCCGGGGCCCACCAGCTCATAGCACCAG CCCCATACCCTCTTATCAAACACCAGCATATTCACGCTGCTCAACCACAGAAAGGTCCAACCCACCAGCTAATCATCCAACAGCAGCCACCACCCCCCCAGCGGCAAGTTCAGCCAATCGCACTCCAGGTCTCTCGTCAAGAGACTTCGCCTCTCTCCCTGGCAATCCAGACCCAGGTCCCTCCCCCCACTACAGTCTCCATTGAATCGCAGCACTGCACTCCCATCACAGCCACTGCCCTGCCCCTGACCTCATCCCCTGGCCAATTGCAGGCTGTGCAGCAGCAAACAGTCGTGGTTTCACCTCCACCTACTCAGTCCCCCACCAGCCAATCCCCTACCACAGTCATTCAGCCCCAGGCACTTATCCAATCACAGCCTCATGCTCTGGTCTCTACTCCCTTGCAGTTAGGCCCTGCCCAGTCACCCATTCTAAGTACTGCCCAGGTAATACAGCCCCACCTTCCTCCTGTGACTTCCCCGATAGCTCACATTGGCCCCCTTCCTTACACCACTCTTATTTCACCATCCATCAACTTCCCTCCCCAGCCACCACATCAGCAGCAGCCTCCTGCCCCTCAGGCCTCCCTAGGCCCCGTGTCCTCACCGCCTTCCCCTCCACCTCAGCTCTCCCACTCTCCCCCTGCCCAGCTACAGCCACTCCCCTTGCAGTCTGTTCAGGCCTCGGAGATTCTGCCCCCTGGGCAGATGCTTGTGTCAGAGGAGGAGCTGCCGGCAGTCGATGCCTTGGTCCAAATGCCCTACCAGGGGCTGCCCCCTCCCCAGACCGTAGCCATTAACCTGCAAGTGCAGCATCCCACCCCCATGGAGGTTCCAGTG CAGGTCTACCAGGTGGAGGGGATGTGTGAAGAGGAGATGAGAGAAGACAGGGAGGAGTGTCTGCCTGGGAACAGAACTCCAACACCTCCTGCTCTGTCACCCCCTGCTGGTCAAGTCAGGGACTGCGAGGAGAGCTCCACTCAGCAAGACATGTCAACAG GTCTGCCTGGACTTCCGTGTGTGAACACCTCAGGCAACACCTCTGTGATCAGATCCTCCTCGGACCCCTCCTACATCAACAGCTCcccacctcctcctctttctcctccccatcctcctcctccccctcctcctcctcctctcccccctaCTCTCCTGCCTGCTGTGGTCAGGAGCCCCAGCAAGCCTGTCCCAGCTGGCCTGCCTGAGAACAAGCCTCCGCAGGCGATTGTGAAACCACACATCCTCACCCACCTCATCGAGGGCTTTGTCATCCAGGAGGGGCTCGAGCCATTCCCG GTAAGTCGTTCTTCCCTCTTGACTGAGAAGAAAGGGCAGCAGTGTGAGCAGCAGGTGATGGAACCCAACAGTGAGGAGCCACAGTCCATGATGGAGACTGAAGAGCCGGAACACTCCACAGACAGTGACATGGATGACATCATCGCTGACG GGGTTATGGAGGAAACCGTGACAGAGCTGCTGAAATGCGAGTTCTGTGGGAAGATGGGATACGCACACAAATTCCTGCGGTCAAAACGATTCTGCTCCAAGTCATGTGCCAAAAG GTTCAATGTTAGTTGCACTAAAAGAGTCAGCCTGCTGAAAGCAGACAAGGGGGTCCGCTGGACTCGGAAGCCAGGTGGGCGACGAGGGCGCCGGCCGAGAGGGGCACAGGGGGGCTCCAGGGAGCACTTTCTCCGGCAG GTGGGATGCAACTAG